From the Ensifer adhaerens genome, the window ACCGAGACCTTGCCCTGGCCAAGCACCTTGCCGGTGCCCTGGATGCCATCGATCTTGTTCTTCTTGAACAGGAACGAGACGCCTTCGACGTTGGACTTAACGGTCGCGTCCTTGTGGGCCATCATCTTTTGAAGGTTCAGCTTGGGTGCTGCAACCTCGACGCCGAGCGCGTCGACGCCGTGGGCGACCTGGTGGAACATCTCGGAGGCATGCAGCAGCGCCTTCGACGGGATACAGCCGATGTTGAGGCAGGTGCCGCCATAGGTGGCGCGCTTCTCGACGACGCCCACCTTCAGGCCGAGCTGTGCCGCCTTGATGGCGCAGACATAGCCGCCGGGGCCGCTGCCGATAACGATGAGATCATAAGCCATTTGAAGATCCTTCCTTCAGGGACGGTTACCGCCCGCCGCTGACATTGAGAATTGCTCCGGTCACATAAGTCGCCTTGTCCGACAGGAGGTAGAGAACCGCGTCAGCGACTTCTTCGGCGGTGCCGGGTCGCTGGACGGGAATGGTGTTGGCGAGATCGCGCGCCCTGTCCGGCAGGCCGCCGGACGCGTGGATCTCGGTATCGATGATGCCGGGCCGGACCGCGTTGACGCGAATGCCCTCCGCCGCCACCTCGCGCGAAAGGCCTGTCGTGAAAGTGTCGATCGCACCCTTCGAAGCGGCGTAGTCGACATATTGCGCCGACGAACCGAGCACGGCGGCCATCGAGGAGATGTTGACGATGGCGCCGCCCTTGCCGCCGTAGCGCGTCGACATGAGACGAACGGCTTCCGCCGCGCAACGGATGGAGCCGGTGATGTTGATGCGGAACATGCGCTCGAGCCGGTCGGCGGACATCTCGTCGACGCGGGCCGTCTGGCCAACGATGCCCGCATTGTTGACGAGGCCATCAAGCCGGCCAAAGGCCGCATCGACCGCGGCAAAGAGCGCCTGGATATCAGCCTCGGAACCGACATCGCCCTGAACCGCGATCGCCGTGCCGCCCGCCGCTTCGATCGCATGCACGACGGCTTCGGCCGCATCGCGGTTGGACGCATAGTTGACGACGACGCGCCAGCCAGCCTTTGCGGCGCCAAGGCAGATGGCAGCACCAATGCCGCGGCTACCGCCGGTCACGAGAAGAACAGGGTTATGGTTCATGCGGCGCATCCCTTGAGCGCGAAGGAATCCCAACTGTCGGCTTCGGCTTTACCCTTGCCCCAGGCGCCCGATGCCCTGAGGGATGGACCGAAATCGGGCAGCAGCAGCTGCGCGGCCGCCGGCTCGCTCTCAGCCGGGATCTCACCGATCGCGCCGGCCTTGTCGAGCGCATAGACCACACCCTGCCACACGGTGCAGGCGCGCAGTTCTTCGCCGGTCGCATCCCCTTCCGGGCAATTGTGCATGATCAGCCCGGTCGCGCGCTCCGGTTCGCCCGCCGGCATCACCACGCCGTCGAGCAGCAGCCCGGGCTTCAGCACCGCCACCTTGAAGTGGTTGCTGGTTGCCGCACTTGGTGAGCCGACCGGCTCGAAGCGCAGCTCGTAGCCGCCGTCGCGATCGGCATAGATCGCGTGCGACTGCTTGCAGTCGGCGGCAGCGGCGGGCGCGGCAAGCGCGCTTGCCAACAGGATCAGGGCGAGGCGACCGGAAACCATGATCAGGCAGCCTTCTCCGTCGCGAGCTTGAGACCGAGCGCAATGAAGACCACGCCGCTGGCGCGGTCGATCCACTTGCTGGCGCGGGTAAAGGCGGCGCGCATGCGCGGCGTCGTCATGAACAGGCTGACGCCGACGAACCAGAGGATCAGGCAGGTGGCCATGACGAGGCCGTAGCCGAACTTGACGAGGATCGGCGTGTGGGCGCTGACGACGGTCGAGAAGATCGACAGGAAGAAGAACACCGGCTTCGGATTGAGGGCATTGGCGGCGAAACCGAGGCCGAAAGCCTTGGCGGCCGACTGGCCCTTACCCTGCTCATTGCCGTCCGCGCGCTCCACCTTGATCTCCGTCTGGCCGGCGCGCAGCGCTTTGATGCCGATATAGATCAGGTAGGCGACGCCGCACCATTTGACGATGTTGAAGAGGTAAATCGACTGCGAAATGATCAGGCCGAGGCCGAGGATCGTGTAGGTCACGTGGAACATCAGCGACGTGCCGATGCCGAAGGAGGTGATGATCGCCGGGCGGCGTCCATGCACGATCGACTGGCGCATGACCATGGCAAGGTCGGCGCCGGGAGAAACGATGGCGAAGGCGAAGATCGCCATCAGCGATGCGAGTTCGAAAAGATACTGGCTCATGATTTTGCGACCGGTGCGTTGAAGGCCCAGACGTGGCCGAAGGGATCCTGAATACGCGCGTAGCGTGCGTGCCAGAAGGTATCCTGCGGCTCCAGCACTGTCGATGCCCCGGCGGCAACCGCCTTGTCATAGGCTGCATCGACGTCGGCTGACACAGGAAGGTTGATGCTGATCGCCACCCCGGTGCCGCCGATGGTTTTCGGCGACAACACGCTGCCGCCGAATTCGGGGAACTCGTCGTGCAGCATGACCTCGCCGCCATAGATCGCGAGATTGGCGTGCATCACCCGTTTGCCGTCCTCGGCCATCGCATGGAAGCTGTTCACCGCGCCCAGGGCCTTCTCGTAGAAAGCAATGGCAGCAAGCCCGTCCTTGACGCAGATATGCGCCTGGATCGGCGGAACGTTGGGTCCGAATGCCATGCCAATCTCCTCTTGCCTTGCCGCAGGGATGCTATGCCATGAGCCGAGCGACCATCAGCAACAGTGCGATGATCGACACGAACCAGACGATGGAGCGCAACACAGGAATGCCGGCCACATAGAGGCCGGTATAGACCACCCGTGCCAGAATCCACGTCACCGCACCGACCGCGCCAAGACCGCCGGTCTTGCCGGTCACCGCCAATGCAAGCGCAAGGGCGACGAAGGCAGGGTAGGTTTCCAGCATGTTGCGAAGCGACCGCAGCAGACGTCCTGCCACGATGCTCTTCGAAACGCGCTGCTCATCCCGGGGGCCAAGCAGGTATTTGACACCGAGGTCTCCGGCGAGGTCCAGCGACAGCGCCTGCACCAGGATGTGAGCGACTAGCAACACGACGCTCCAGCCGAGCACCCAGATTTCAGTCGACGCGGCTGCGGCTTCCATCACCCCTCGCACTCTCAGGATCAATCCAGATCAGTATCACGTTCCCGCCGTGGCAAACCACCTCGGCAAGGGTGGCGGGTGAACGCTCAACCACTGTCTCCGACAGGCATGACGATCGACGGGGGCGCGCAGAGGCGCCCCCGTCTGTTCAAAGATTAGAGATCGAGAACCAGACGCTCCGGATCTTCCAGGCTTTCCTTGACGCGAACGAGGAAAGTCACGGCTTCCTTGCCGTCGACGATGCGATGATCGTAGGAGAGCGCGAGGTACATCATCGGGCGGATGACGACCTGGCCGCCGATGGCGACCGGGCGATCCTGGATCTTGTGCATGCCGAGGATACCCGACTGCGGCGCGTTGAGGATCGGCGAAGACATCAGCGAGCCGTAGACACCGCCGTTGGAGATGGTGAAGGTACCACCCTGCATGTCGGCCATCGACAGCGCGCCGTCACGGGCGGCTTTGCCGAGGCGGCCGATGTCCTTCTCGACTTCGGCGATCGACATCTGGTCGGCATCGCGAACGATCGGAACGACAAGACCCTTGTCCGTGCCGACGGCGACGCCGATGTGGCAGTAGTTCTTGTAGATGATGTCGGTGCCGTCGATCTCGGCGTTGACGGCCGGGATTTCCTTCAGCGCGTGGGTCACGGCCTTGGTGAAGAAACCCATGAAGCCGAGCTTCACGCCGTGCTTCTTCTCGAAGATGTCCTTGTACTTGTTGCGCAGCGCCATGACGGCGCTCATGTCCACCTCGTTGTAGGTGGTGAGCATGGCCGCGGTGTTCTGCGCGTCCTTGAGGCGGCGCGCAATCGTCTGGCGCAGGCGGGTCATCTTGACGCGCTCTTCGCGAACGACGTCTTCGGCCGTCGACGGTGCACGGGCCTGAACCTTGGCCGGCTCGGAAGCGGCCGGCGTAGAGATGCCCTTGGCGACGGCAGCGAGCACATCACCCTTCAGCACCTGGCCACGCTTGCCGGAGCCATCGAACTGGTCAGCCGAGAGGTTGTTCTCAGCGAGCAGCTTGGCAGCAGCCGGTGCCGGCGGCATCGACGAAGCGGCCGGAGCAGCAGCAGCAGCAGCCGGCGCGGCAGCAGCAGGCTCGGCCTTCTTTTCAGCAACGGCGGCCGGGGCGGCTGCAGCGGCGCCGGCGGCACCTGCAGCGATCTGGCCGAGCAGCGCGCCGAGGCCGACGGTCTCGCCGGCCTGGGCGACGATTTCGGAGAGCGTGCCTGCAGCCGGTGCCGGAACTTCGATCGTCACCTTGTCGGTTTCGAGTTCGAGCAGGGGTTCATCGGCCTTGATGGCGTCGCCGACCTTCTTGAACCAGGTGCCGACGGTCGCTTCGCTGACGGATTCGCCAAGGGTGGGAACGCGGATTTCTGTTGCCATGATTTTTGTTCCGTTGATCAGATATCTGTTTCTATTGGCTCAGAGCGTGGGGAGCATCAGCCCCCCAGCGCGTCCTCGAGGAAAGCGGCAAGCTGCGCCAGGTGCTTCGACATCAGGCCCGTCGCCGGCGAGGCGGCGGCCGGACGGCCGGTGTAGCGCACGCGCTGATACTTGGCGTCGATATGGGCGAGAACCCATTCGAGGTACGGGTCGATGAACGACCAGGCGCCCATGTTCTTCGGCTCTTCCTGGCACCAGACCATCTCCGCGTTGCGGAAGCGGCTGAGCTCGTTGATCAGCGCCTTGGCCGGGAACGGATAGAGCTGTTCGACGCGCAGCAGGTAGATGTCGTCGATGCCGCGCTTTTCGCGTTCTTCGAGCAGGTCGTAATAGACCTTGCCCGAGCAGAGCACGACGCGACGGATCTTCGAATCCTTCTGCAGCTTGATCGGACCATCCTTGATAACCTCGGCGTCGTCCCACAGCAGGCGGTGGAACGAGCTTTCGCCGGCCATTTCCGATAGGCTGGAGATCGCACGCTTGTGGCGCAGCAATGACTTCGGCGTCATCAGGATCAGCGGCTTGCGGAAGTCGCGCTTCACCTGACGGCGCAGGATGTGGAAGTAGTTCGCCGGCGTCGTGACGTTGGCGACCTGCATGTTGTCTTCGGCGCAGAGCTGCAGGAAGCGTTCGAGGCGGGCGGAGGAGTGCTCCGGACCCTGACCCTCATAGCCGTGCGGCAGCAGGCAGACGAGACCCGACATGCGCAACCACTTGCGCTCGCCCGAGGAGACGAACTGGTCGAAGACGACCTGCGCACCGTTGGCGAAGTCGCCGAACTGGGCTTCCCAGAGGGTCAGCGCGTTGGGGCGGGCGAGCGAGTAGCCGTATTCGAAGCCGAGAACCGCCTCTTCCGAAAGCATCGAGTTGATGACTTCGTAGCGGGCCTGGGTCGGCGCGAGGTTCGCGAGCGGAATGTAGCGCTCTTCGGTCTGCTGATCGTAGAGAACCGAGTGGCGCTGCGAGAAGGTGCCGCGTTCGCAGTCCTGGCCCGACAGGCGGATCTTGGTGCCCTCGATGCAGAGCGTGCCGAAAGCAAGCGCTTCGGCCATGGCCCAGTCGACGCCTTCGCCGGTCTGGATCATGTTGGCGCGGTTTTCCATGAAGCGCTGGATCGTGCGGTGCGCGTTGAAGCCTGCCGGGATCTCCGAGATCTTGCGGCCGACTTCCTTGAGCTGCTTCATCGGCACCGAGGTCTTGCCGCGGCGCTGTTCATCCTGGTTGTCGGCCGAGCGCAGGCCCGACCAGGCGCCATCGAGCCAGTCGGCCTTGTTCGGCTTGTAGGACTGGCCGGCCTCGAACTCCTGCTCGAGGTGAGCACGCCAATCGGCCTTCATCTTCTCGACTTCGCCTTCGGTGATCAGGCCTTCGGCAATCAGTCGGTCGGAGTAGAGCTGGACGACGGTCTTGTGGGCGCGGATGACCTTGTACATCTTCGGCTGGGTGAACGCCGGCTCATCGCCTTCGTTATGGCCGAAGCGGCGGTAGCAGAACATGTCGATGACGACAGGCTTGTGGAACTTCATCCGGAATTCGGTGGCGATCTTGGCCGCGTAGACAACCGCTTCCGGATCGTCGCCGTTGACGTGGAAGATCGGCGCTTCGATCATCTTGGCGACGTCGGACGGATAGGGCGACGAACGCGAGAAGGCCGGATTGGTAGTGAAGCCGATCTGGTTGTTGATGATGAAATGCACGGTGCCGGCAACGCGGTGGCCGCGCAGACCCGAAAGGCCGAGGATTTCGGCAATCACGCCCTGGCCTGCGAAGGCAGCATCACCGTGCAGCAGCAGCGGCATGACCTTGGAACGTTCGCGCAGCGGGATGATGTCGCCTTCAAAGACGGTCGCCATCTGGTCCTGTTTCGCACGGGCCTTGCCCATGACCACAGGGTTGACGATTTCGAGGTGCGAGGGGTTCGCCGTCAGCGACAGGTGAACCTTGTTGCCGTCGAATTCGCGGTCGGAGGAAGCACCGAGGTGGTACTTCACGTCGCCCGAACCTTCGACGTCGTCAGGCGCGTAGGAACCGCCCTTGAACTCGTGGAAGATGGCGCGGTGGGGCTTGGCCATGACCTGCGAAAGCACGTTCAGACGGCCGCGGTGGGCCATGCCGAGCACGATTTCCTTCAGGCCTTCCTGGCCGCCGCGCTTGATGATCTGCTCGAGCGCGGGGATGAGCGATTCACCCCCGTCAAGACCGAAGCGCTTGGTGCCCTTGTACTTGACGTCGATGAACTGCTCGAAGCCTTCCGACTCGATCAGCTTCTGCAGAATCGCCTTCTTGCCTTCAGGCGTGAACTCGACGCCCTTGTCCGGACCTTCGATGCGTTCCTGGATCCAGCCCTTCTCTTCCGGGTTGGACATGTGCATGAACTCGACGCCGATCGTCGAGCAGTAGGTGCGCTCGAGGATCTCGACCATCTCGCGAACGGTCGCGTATTCGAGGCCGAGCACGTTATCGATGAAGATCTTGCGATCGAGATCCTTGTCCTCGAACCCATAGTTCGAGGGGGAAAGCTCGTTGTAGTCTTCGACCGGGGCAGCAAGGCCGAGCGGATCGAGCTTGGCATGCAGGTGGCCGCGGGCGCGGTAGGCACGGATCATCATGATGGCGCGGACGGAATCGCGCGTCGCCTGGTGGATGTCGGCGGCGCTGGCAACGGTACCGGTGGCGGCAGCCGTTTCCTCAACCTTCGCCTTGACCTTCTTCTCGATGACCTTCTCGACCGTGCCCCAGTCGCCATCGAGCGCCGAGACCAGTTCACCATTGGCCGGGATCGGCCAGTTGTTCTTTTTCCAGGAGGCGCCCTTGGCTGCCTTCACCACATCTTCCGGCCGGTCGGCGAGCGCCTTGAAGAAGGCCTGCCATTCGGCCGACACGGACGCCGGGTCCGCCTCGTAGCGTGCATGGAGCTGCTCGATATAGGCGGCGTTGGCGCCGTCCAGAAACGAAGTGAGCTGGAATTGCTCGTTGGCCTCTTGCCTTGTCATGGTCTCACGCGGACTGTTCTGTCCGCCTCCTGACTGAAGTTGGGTTGCCGGGTATCCCGGTCGTTCATGTTCGTTCGGCGCGTCCGGGCGCCGGGCCTTTTTCCTACGATGCCGCGCATCCTTGAGGACGCGCCGGGTCACCGTGGCACTTCATTGCCGCGTATCCTGATCTTGCATCAGCCAAGGAAACACGCGGACTGCAGATTGCCCGGGCCGGATCGGTCCGGCCCGGGCAGAAGTCTTGCGATCAGCCCTTGAGGACTTCGACCAGCGTCTTGCCGAGACGGGCCGGCGAAGGCGACACGCGGATGCCTGCCTGTTCCATCGCGGCGATCTTGGATTCCGCATCGCCCTTGCCGCCGGAAACGACAGCGCCGGCGTGACCCATGGTGCGGCCCTTCGGCGCGGTACGGCCGGCGATGAAGCCGGCCATCGGCTTCTTGCGGCCCTTCTTGGCTTCGTCGATGAGGAACTGCGCCGCATCCTCTTCGGCCGAGCCGCCGATTTCGCCGATCATGATGATCGAGGTCGTGGCTTCGTCCGCCAGGAACATCTCGAGCACGTCGATGAACTCGGTACCCTTGACCGGGTCGCCGCCGATGCCGACAGCCGTCGTCTGGCCGAGGCCTTCGTTGGAGGTCTGGAACACGGCTTCATAGGTGAGCGTACCCGAGCGCGAAACGATACCGACCGAACCCTTGCGGAAGATCGAGCCCGGCATGAT encodes:
- a CDS encoding VOC family protein is translated as MAFGPNVPPIQAHICVKDGLAAIAFYEKALGAVNSFHAMAEDGKRVMHANLAIYGGEVMLHDEFPEFGGSVLSPKTIGGTGVAISINLPVSADVDAAYDKAVAAGASTVLEPQDTFWHARYARIQDPFGHVWAFNAPVAKS
- a CDS encoding 2-oxoglutarate dehydrogenase E1 component — translated: MTRQEANEQFQLTSFLDGANAAYIEQLHARYEADPASVSAEWQAFFKALADRPEDVVKAAKGASWKKNNWPIPANGELVSALDGDWGTVEKVIEKKVKAKVEETAAATGTVASAADIHQATRDSVRAIMMIRAYRARGHLHAKLDPLGLAAPVEDYNELSPSNYGFEDKDLDRKIFIDNVLGLEYATVREMVEILERTYCSTIGVEFMHMSNPEEKGWIQERIEGPDKGVEFTPEGKKAILQKLIESEGFEQFIDVKYKGTKRFGLDGGESLIPALEQIIKRGGQEGLKEIVLGMAHRGRLNVLSQVMAKPHRAIFHEFKGGSYAPDDVEGSGDVKYHLGASSDREFDGNKVHLSLTANPSHLEIVNPVVMGKARAKQDQMATVFEGDIIPLRERSKVMPLLLHGDAAFAGQGVIAEILGLSGLRGHRVAGTVHFIINNQIGFTTNPAFSRSSPYPSDVAKMIEAPIFHVNGDDPEAVVYAAKIATEFRMKFHKPVVIDMFCYRRFGHNEGDEPAFTQPKMYKVIRAHKTVVQLYSDRLIAEGLITEGEVEKMKADWRAHLEQEFEAGQSYKPNKADWLDGAWSGLRSADNQDEQRRGKTSVPMKQLKEVGRKISEIPAGFNAHRTIQRFMENRANMIQTGEGVDWAMAEALAFGTLCIEGTKIRLSGQDCERGTFSQRHSVLYDQQTEERYIPLANLAPTQARYEVINSMLSEEAVLGFEYGYSLARPNALTLWEAQFGDFANGAQVVFDQFVSSGERKWLRMSGLVCLLPHGYEGQGPEHSSARLERFLQLCAEDNMQVANVTTPANYFHILRRQVKRDFRKPLILMTPKSLLRHKRAISSLSEMAGESSFHRLLWDDAEVIKDGPIKLQKDSKIRRVVLCSGKVYYDLLEEREKRGIDDIYLLRVEQLYPFPAKALINELSRFRNAEMVWCQEEPKNMGAWSFIDPYLEWVLAHIDAKYQRVRYTGRPAAASPATGLMSKHLAQLAAFLEDALGG
- the sucD gene encoding succinate--CoA ligase subunit alpha, with amino-acid sequence MSILVNKNTKVLVQGLTGKTGTFHTEQALAYYGTQMVGGIHPKKGGETWTGSKGETLPIFASVAEGREKTGADASVIYVPPAGAADAIIEAIDAEIPFITCITEGIPVADMVRVKARLDRSKSRLLGPNCPGILTPEECKIGIMPGSIFRKGSVGIVSRSGTLTYEAVFQTSNEGLGQTTAVGIGGDPVKGTEFIDVLEMFLADEATTSIIMIGEIGGSAEEDAAQFLIDEAKKGRKKPMAGFIAGRTAPKGRTMGHAGAVVSGGKGDAESKIAAMEQAGIRVSPSPARLGKTLVEVLKG
- a CDS encoding SDR family oxidoreductase, translated to MNHNPVLLVTGGSRGIGAAICLGAAKAGWRVVVNYASNRDAAEAVVHAIEAAGGTAIAVQGDVGSEADIQALFAAVDAAFGRLDGLVNNAGIVGQTARVDEMSADRLERMFRINITGSIRCAAEAVRLMSTRYGGKGGAIVNISSMAAVLGSSAQYVDYAASKGAIDTFTTGLSREVAAEGIRVNAVRPGIIDTEIHASGGLPDRARDLANTIPVQRPGTAEEVADAVLYLLSDKATYVTGAILNVSGGR
- a CDS encoding MAPEG family protein; the encoded protein is MEAAAASTEIWVLGWSVVLLVAHILVQALSLDLAGDLGVKYLLGPRDEQRVSKSIVAGRLLRSLRNMLETYPAFVALALALAVTGKTGGLGAVGAVTWILARVVYTGLYVAGIPVLRSIVWFVSIIALLLMVARLMA
- a CDS encoding LysE family translocator yields the protein MSQYLFELASLMAIFAFAIVSPGADLAMVMRQSIVHGRRPAIITSFGIGTSLMFHVTYTILGLGLIISQSIYLFNIVKWCGVAYLIYIGIKALRAGQTEIKVERADGNEQGKGQSAAKAFGLGFAANALNPKPVFFFLSIFSTVVSAHTPILVKFGYGLVMATCLILWFVGVSLFMTTPRMRAAFTRASKWIDRASGVVFIALGLKLATEKAA
- the odhB gene encoding 2-oxoglutarate dehydrogenase complex dihydrolipoyllysine-residue succinyltransferase → MATEIRVPTLGESVSEATVGTWFKKVGDAIKADEPLLELETDKVTIEVPAPAAGTLSEIVAQAGETVGLGALLGQIAAGAAGAAAAAPAAVAEKKAEPAAAAPAAAAAAPAASSMPPAPAAAKLLAENNLSADQFDGSGKRGQVLKGDVLAAVAKGISTPAASEPAKVQARAPSTAEDVVREERVKMTRLRQTIARRLKDAQNTAAMLTTYNEVDMSAVMALRNKYKDIFEKKHGVKLGFMGFFTKAVTHALKEIPAVNAEIDGTDIIYKNYCHIGVAVGTDKGLVVPIVRDADQMSIAEVEKDIGRLGKAARDGALSMADMQGGTFTISNGGVYGSLMSSPILNAPQSGILGMHKIQDRPVAIGGQVVIRPMMYLALSYDHRIVDGKEAVTFLVRVKESLEDPERLVLDL